In Pseudomonas sp. MYb327, one DNA window encodes the following:
- the recN gene encoding DNA repair protein RecN translates to MLVHLSVHNYAIVEHLDLELDRGMSVITGETGAGKSIMLDALGLTLGDRADSGVVRPGADKADILATFDLADIPEASTWLAERDLENDGPCILRRVITAEGRSRGYINGTPCPLGDLKALGELLIDIHSQHEHQSLLKTDTHRRLLDEYAGATDLARQVQLAAQRWRQTHQELERLSNSGDEQRARHQLLSYQLEELENLGLGENELEQLEHEHKNLTNAETLLGICRQVVEQCSESDSGNVLNALTASLNRLSSVNNSIGALGEASSLLTSAQIQVEEAVGELNRFLDNFDADPARLQYLEERLDAIYTMARKHRIQPTEVAEMQQRLLDEIETLNANDESIERLSDELASYARHYQEKARELSDLRHQASSSLAGAVEQEIQRLGMPGGRFAIELRPNSSTELLPNGLEQVELLVSANPGQPLKALAKVASGGELSRISLAIQVITAQTSRVPTLVFDEVDVGIGGPTAEIVGQLLRRLGERGQVLTVTHLPQVAAQGHQHLFVHKVRGEDATRTAVSKLSKNDRVEEVARMLGGIDLTKESLAHAKKMVVTAKI, encoded by the coding sequence ATGCTGGTGCACCTGTCCGTACACAACTACGCCATCGTTGAACATCTCGACCTCGAACTCGATCGTGGGATGAGCGTCATCACAGGCGAAACCGGCGCCGGCAAGTCGATCATGCTCGACGCCCTGGGCCTGACCCTGGGCGATCGCGCCGACAGCGGCGTGGTGCGCCCCGGCGCAGACAAGGCCGACATCCTGGCAACCTTCGATCTTGCGGATATTCCCGAGGCCAGTACCTGGCTAGCCGAGCGTGATTTGGAAAACGATGGCCCGTGCATCCTGCGCCGGGTGATCACGGCTGAAGGGCGCTCGCGCGGCTACATCAACGGAACACCCTGCCCGCTCGGCGACCTCAAGGCACTCGGCGAGTTGCTGATCGATATCCACAGTCAGCATGAACACCAATCCCTGCTCAAGACCGACACCCACCGGCGCCTGCTCGACGAGTATGCCGGCGCTACGGACCTCGCCCGCCAGGTGCAACTGGCCGCACAGCGCTGGCGCCAGACGCACCAGGAGCTGGAGCGTCTTTCCAACTCCGGCGATGAACAGCGAGCACGCCATCAGTTGCTCAGTTATCAGCTTGAAGAACTCGAAAACCTTGGCCTCGGCGAGAACGAACTGGAGCAACTGGAACACGAACACAAGAACCTGACCAATGCCGAAACCTTGCTGGGCATTTGCCGGCAAGTGGTCGAACAATGCAGCGAAAGTGATTCCGGCAATGTGCTGAATGCCCTCACCGCCAGTCTCAATCGCCTGTCGAGCGTGAACAACTCGATTGGTGCGCTGGGCGAAGCCAGCAGCTTGCTGACCAGCGCGCAGATCCAGGTTGAAGAAGCCGTGGGCGAGCTGAACCGCTTCCTGGATAACTTCGACGCAGACCCGGCGCGCCTTCAATATCTGGAAGAACGTCTCGACGCGATTTACACCATGGCGCGCAAACACCGTATTCAGCCGACCGAGGTCGCGGAGATGCAACAGCGGCTACTGGATGAAATCGAAACCCTGAACGCCAACGACGAATCCATCGAGCGACTGAGTGATGAGCTGGCGTCTTACGCCCGTCATTATCAGGAGAAGGCTCGAGAACTGAGCGACCTGCGTCATCAAGCCTCCAGTAGCCTGGCCGGCGCGGTGGAGCAAGAGATCCAGCGTCTGGGCATGCCCGGCGGGCGCTTTGCCATTGAACTGCGGCCCAACAGCAGCACCGAACTGTTGCCGAACGGACTGGAACAGGTCGAACTATTGGTCAGCGCCAACCCGGGGCAGCCTTTAAAAGCGCTAGCGAAGGTGGCATCGGGCGGTGAACTATCGCGAATCAGTCTGGCGATCCAGGTCATCACAGCACAAACCTCTCGCGTACCGACCTTGGTGTTCGACGAAGTGGACGTTGGTATCGGCGGTCCTACCGCCGAAATCGTCGGCCAGTTGCTGCGCCGTCTCGGCGAGCGCGGGCAGGTTCTGACGGTGACGCACTTGCCACAGGTGGCGGCGCAGGGCCATCAGCATTTGTTTGTTCACAAAGTGCGCGGCGAGGATGCCACCCGCACGGCCGTATCCAAACTGAGCAAAAACGATCGTGTCGAAGAAGTGGCCAGGATGCTGGGCGGCATCGATCTGACCAAGGAATCCCTGGCTCACGCCAAGAAAATGGTCGTTACCGCGAAAATATAA
- the fur gene encoding ferric iron uptake transcriptional regulator yields MVENSELRKAGLKVTLPRVKILQMLDSAEQRHMSAEDVYKALMEAGEDVGLATVYRVLTQFEAAGLVVRHNFDGGHAVFELDDGKHHDHMVNVETSEVIEFFDEEIERLQKAIVDKYGFEMVDHNLVLYVRKKK; encoded by the coding sequence ATGGTTGAAAATAGCGAACTACGCAAAGCCGGCCTCAAAGTGACCCTGCCACGGGTCAAAATTCTGCAAATGCTCGATTCCGCCGAGCAGCGCCACATGAGTGCCGAGGATGTCTACAAGGCACTGATGGAGGCTGGCGAGGACGTCGGTCTGGCCACGGTTTACCGTGTACTGACTCAGTTCGAGGCAGCTGGCCTTGTGGTGCGGCACAACTTCGACGGAGGCCATGCGGTCTTCGAACTGGACGACGGCAAGCATCACGACCATATGGTCAACGTCGAGACCAGCGAAGTGATCGAATTCTTCGACGAAGAAATCGAACGCCTGCAGAAAGCCATCGTCGACAAGTACGGCTTCGAGATGGTTGATCACAATCTTGTGTTGTACGTACGCAAGAAAAAGTAA
- a CDS encoding outer membrane protein assembly factor BamE: MQNTKLLLTSFTFVGLLALAGCSFPGVYKIDIQQGNVVTQDMIDQLRPGMTRKQVRFIMGNPLLTDTFHADRWDYLYSLQPGGGERQQERISVIFNPNDQLVSLSGDFMPGVSRDEAILGKDSGTTVTAPAENVEKPKPEKPVKPGSLLDQIQKDVDGVETVPVPTPEPLDTSPQ, encoded by the coding sequence ATGCAAAACACCAAGCTCTTGCTAACCAGTTTCACCTTTGTGGGACTGCTCGCACTCGCCGGTTGTTCATTCCCCGGGGTTTACAAAATCGACATCCAGCAGGGCAATGTCGTCACGCAGGACATGATAGACCAGTTACGCCCGGGAATGACCCGTAAGCAAGTAAGGTTTATCATGGGCAACCCTCTGCTGACTGACACGTTCCATGCCGATCGCTGGGATTATCTGTACAGCCTGCAACCGGGTGGCGGTGAACGCCAACAAGAACGCATTAGCGTTATCTTCAACCCAAATGACCAGCTTGTCAGCCTCTCTGGTGATTTCATGCCAGGCGTGAGCCGCGACGAAGCCATTCTCGGTAAGGACAGTGGTACTACAGTGACCGCCCCCGCTGAAAACGTCGAGAAGCCGAAGCCAGAAAAACCGGTCAAGCCAGGTTCGTTGCTGGATCAGATCCAAAAGGACGTCGACGGTGTAGAAACCGTTCCAGTCCCAACGCCAGAACCGCTGGACACCTCGCCGCAATAA
- a CDS encoding RnfH family protein yields MVDVLIEIEVVYAAVDRQVLLPVAVPAGTTVRAAVLKSGMDQRFTELDVAQCPLGIFGKVVVDPDSRLVQSGDRIEIYRPLLADPKEVRRLRAAKAAEAKARNQ; encoded by the coding sequence ATGGTTGATGTGTTGATTGAGATTGAGGTGGTCTATGCCGCCGTTGATCGCCAGGTCCTTCTGCCGGTGGCAGTGCCAGCAGGCACGACCGTTCGCGCGGCGGTGTTGAAGTCCGGTATGGATCAGAGATTTACTGAGTTGGATGTGGCTCAGTGCCCGTTGGGAATCTTCGGTAAGGTCGTCGTAGATCCAGACAGTCGTTTGGTCCAATCGGGGGATCGCATCGAGATTTATCGGCCGTTGCTGGCAGATCCGAAAGAGGTTCGCCGTCTGAGGGCGGCCAAGGCTGCCGAGGCAAAGGCCCGGAATCAATAA
- a CDS encoding type II toxin-antitoxin system RatA family toxin yields the protein MTTHIARSALLPYPAQALYDLVNDVARYPEFLPWCSSAEVLESSPEHMRASVGVAKGGLSQKFVTRNALVPGQSIEMNLEEGPFTQLHGVWVFKALTDKACKISLDLSFDYAGPIVRATLGPLFNQAANTLVDAFCQRAKQIYG from the coding sequence ATGACGACACACATTGCACGTTCTGCCCTGCTGCCGTATCCGGCACAAGCGCTGTACGACCTGGTCAACGACGTGGCCCGCTATCCGGAATTTCTGCCGTGGTGTTCATCGGCCGAAGTGCTCGAAAGCTCTCCTGAACATATGCGCGCCAGCGTTGGGGTGGCCAAGGGTGGGCTCAGTCAGAAATTCGTGACGCGCAATGCCCTGGTTCCCGGGCAGTCCATCGAGATGAATCTCGAAGAGGGACCATTCACTCAGTTGCATGGCGTCTGGGTGTTCAAAGCGTTGACCGATAAGGCTTGCAAGATCAGCCTGGACCTTTCTTTCGATTACGCTGGGCCGATTGTTCGCGCGACCTTGGGGCCATTGTTCAATCAAGCGGCCAATACGCTGGTCGACGCGTTCTGCCAGCGCGCCAAGCAAATATATGGTTGA
- a CDS encoding sodium-dependent transporter, which yields MSTDKVSVHGSWASRWVFILAATGSAVGLGSIWKFPYMVGVYGGGAFVLMFLACIAMIGMPVMLAETLIGRRARQSPANALKVLALEAGHSGKWSWGAFAGMITALLILSFYSVVGGWSLDYIIDMGRGDFQGATPEQVGAYFGNVIADPWRLTLWHTIFMLLSAVVIAKGVVAGLERSLRIMMPLLFVMVLVLLGYSMTTGHFMEGVHFMFDFQPEKVLDGLLPAMGHAFFSLSVGVGSIMIYGAYMPKTSSISGTIVGVALLDTFVSLVAGLALFPIVFAAGLNPSEGPGLMFVSLPFAFGNVALGQLMGVVFFVLVAIAAWSSAISLLEPMVAYLVERTKVSRAWVTLWLAFICWFVGLGTVFSFNIWKEAKFFVNEGGLFHLYQWGATGGLDFFGVIDFFTSRIMLPLGGLCFVVFAGWVMGRDAVRDELSIRNPLLFALSLFLMRYVAPIGILVVFAAQLWK from the coding sequence ATGTCGACAGACAAGGTCTCTGTCCACGGCAGTTGGGCTAGCCGCTGGGTCTTCATACTCGCCGCGACCGGTTCGGCCGTGGGCCTGGGTAGTATCTGGAAATTCCCCTACATGGTTGGCGTCTACGGCGGCGGCGCCTTCGTGCTGATGTTCCTGGCCTGCATCGCGATGATCGGTATGCCGGTCATGCTGGCGGAGACCTTGATCGGCCGACGCGCCCGACAGAGTCCGGCCAATGCCCTGAAGGTACTGGCGCTGGAGGCTGGGCACTCGGGCAAATGGTCCTGGGGTGCGTTTGCCGGGATGATCACGGCATTGCTGATTCTATCTTTCTATAGCGTAGTCGGCGGCTGGTCGCTGGACTACATCATCGACATGGGGCGTGGCGACTTCCAGGGGGCAACTCCCGAACAGGTGGGCGCTTACTTTGGCAATGTGATCGCCGACCCATGGCGCCTGACACTTTGGCATACGATTTTTATGCTGCTGTCGGCCGTGGTGATCGCCAAAGGCGTGGTTGCCGGGCTGGAGCGTAGTCTGCGGATCATGATGCCGCTGCTGTTCGTGATGGTGCTGGTGTTGCTGGGGTACAGCATGACCACCGGCCATTTCATGGAGGGCGTGCATTTCATGTTCGACTTCCAGCCGGAAAAAGTCCTCGACGGCTTGCTGCCGGCCATGGGGCACGCGTTCTTCTCCCTTAGTGTCGGCGTTGGTTCGATCATGATCTATGGCGCTTATATGCCAAAGACTTCGTCAATTTCAGGCACTATCGTCGGCGTGGCACTGCTCGATACCTTCGTTTCCCTGGTGGCTGGTCTGGCACTGTTTCCGATTGTGTTCGCCGCCGGCCTGAACCCGAGCGAAGGCCCTGGCCTGATGTTCGTGAGCCTGCCCTTTGCCTTTGGTAACGTAGCGCTCGGTCAGTTGATGGGCGTAGTGTTCTTCGTACTGGTCGCGATTGCTGCCTGGAGTTCGGCGATTTCCCTGCTGGAGCCGATGGTGGCGTACCTGGTCGAACGCACGAAAGTCAGCCGGGCCTGGGTCACCCTCTGGCTGGCCTTCATCTGCTGGTTTGTTGGCTTGGGTACTGTGTTTTCCTTCAATATCTGGAAGGAGGCGAAGTTCTTCGTGAACGAAGGCGGTTTGTTTCACCTCTATCAATGGGGCGCAACCGGCGGCCTGGATTTCTTTGGCGTGATCGATTTCTTTACCTCGCGAATCATGTTGCCACTCGGTGGTTTGTGCTTCGTGGTGTTTGCGGGCTGGGTGATGGGCCGTGATGCGGTGCGCGACGAACTGTCGATCCGCAATCCCCTGTTGTTCGCCCTGTCCTTGTTCTTGATGCGCTATGTGGCGCCCATCGGCATTCTTGTAGTGTTTGCCGCCCAGCTGTGGAAGTGA
- the smpB gene encoding SsrA-binding protein SmpB, with the protein MAKQKKHPTGTIAQNKKARHDYFIEHKFEAGLVLAGWEVKSLRASKLQLVDSYVLLKDGEAWLLGSHITPLTTASTHVIADPVRTRKLLLNRRELEKLAAAVQQKGYACVCLSWYWSKHMVKCEIALGKGKKEYDKRDTERERDAGRELQRAVRNKGKED; encoded by the coding sequence ATGGCTAAACAGAAGAAACACCCAACAGGGACCATCGCGCAAAATAAAAAGGCGCGACACGATTACTTCATCGAGCATAAGTTCGAGGCTGGTCTGGTCCTGGCCGGCTGGGAAGTAAAAAGTCTGCGGGCAAGCAAGCTACAACTGGTTGACAGTTATGTGCTGCTCAAGGATGGCGAAGCCTGGCTGCTTGGCAGTCACATCACGCCTCTGACGACCGCCAGCACTCACGTCATTGCCGACCCGGTCCGCACGCGGAAGCTGCTGCTCAATCGGCGCGAGCTGGAAAAGCTCGCCGCTGCGGTGCAGCAAAAAGGCTATGCCTGCGTCTGCCTGTCCTGGTACTGGAGCAAGCACATGGTCAAGTGCGAGATCGCTCTGGGCAAGGGCAAGAAGGAATACGACAAGCGTGATACCGAGCGCGAACGCGATGCCGGTCGCGAGTTGCAGCGTGCGGTGCGGAACAAGGGCAAGGAAGACTAA
- a CDS encoding FCD domain-containing protein produces the protein MGFDQIRQRRLSDDIVERLEGMILEGTLKAGERLPAERVLAEQFGVSRPSLREAIQKLAAKGLLVSRQGGGNYVVESLGTTFSDPLLHLLESNPEAQRDLLEFRHTLEASCAYYAAMRATDVDRERLTAAFNELQDCYSRYDEVSRVEEGAADAKFHLAIAEASHNAVLLHTIRGLFDLLKRNVVTNIGGMYKQRTETRDMLITQHRELYLAIIEGRAEQAREVSSRHILYVQEVLEEVRQEVQRMARAERRKGM, from the coding sequence ATGGGGTTTGATCAAATTCGTCAGCGCCGTTTGTCTGACGATATTGTCGAGCGGCTTGAGGGCATGATCCTCGAAGGCACGCTGAAGGCGGGTGAGCGCTTGCCGGCGGAGCGCGTATTGGCCGAGCAGTTCGGCGTATCACGCCCATCGTTGCGCGAAGCCATTCAGAAGCTGGCGGCCAAGGGTCTACTGGTCAGCCGTCAGGGCGGCGGCAATTACGTGGTGGAATCCCTGGGCACGACCTTCAGTGATCCCTTGCTGCACCTGCTGGAAAGCAATCCCGAGGCGCAGCGAGACCTGCTGGAATTTCGTCATACGCTGGAAGCGTCCTGCGCCTATTACGCCGCTATGCGGGCCACGGACGTGGATCGCGAGCGGCTGACCGCAGCGTTCAACGAACTGCAGGACTGCTATTCGCGCTACGACGAAGTGAGCCGGGTGGAGGAGGGCGCGGCGGATGCGAAATTCCATCTGGCAATCGCCGAAGCCAGTCACAACGCTGTGTTGTTGCACACCATTCGCGGGTTGTTCGACCTGCTCAAGCGTAACGTTGTGACCAACATTGGCGGCATGTACAAACAGCGCACCGAAACTCGCGACATGCTGATCACCCAGCATCGGGAGTTGTACCTGGCGATTATCGAGGGCAGGGCGGAACAGGCGCGGGAAGTGTCCAGTCGACACATTCTGTATGTTCAGGAAGTGCTGGAAGAAGTGCGTCAGGAAGTGCAGCGCATGGCCCGGGCGGAGCGGCGCAAGGGGATGTAG
- a CDS encoding lactate permease LctP family transporter: MQTWQQLYSPLGSLGLSALAAVIPIVFFFLALAVFRLKGHVAGSITLALSILVAILAFQMPVDMAFAAAGYGFAYGLWPIAWIIVAAVFLYKLTVKSGQFEVIRSSVLSITDDQRLQVLLIGFCFGAFLEGAAGFGAPVAITAALLVGLGFNPLYAAGLCLIANTAPVAFGALGIPIIVAGQVTGIDAFKIGAMTGRQLPLLSLFVPFWLVFMMDGLRGVRETWPAALVAGLSFAVTQYFTSNFIGPELPDITSALASLISLTLFLKVWQPKRAAGQHIAGAVSASVVTASAGGFGQKRTTVASPYSLGEIFKAWSPFLILTVLVTIWTLKPFKAMFAAGGSMYSWVFNFAIPHLDQMVIKVAPIVANPTAIPAVFKLDPISATGTAIFFSALISMLILKINIKIGLTTLKETFYELRWPILSIGMVLAFAFVTNYSGMSSTMALVLAGTGAAFPFFSPFLGWLGVFLTGSDTSSNALFSSLQATTAHQIGVNDTLLVAANTSGGVTGKMISPQSIAVACAATGLVGKESDLFRFTLKHSLFFATIVGLITLAQAYWFTGMLVH; encoded by the coding sequence ATGCAAACCTGGCAACAGCTCTACAGCCCGCTCGGCAGCCTTGGCCTGTCCGCGCTCGCGGCCGTCATTCCCATCGTGTTTTTCTTCCTGGCCCTGGCCGTATTCCGCCTCAAGGGACATGTCGCCGGTAGCATCACGCTGGCCTTGTCGATTCTGGTGGCGATCCTTGCCTTCCAGATGCCGGTCGACATGGCGTTTGCCGCCGCCGGATATGGTTTCGCCTACGGCCTGTGGCCTATCGCCTGGATCATCGTGGCGGCTGTATTCCTCTACAAACTGACGGTCAAGAGTGGCCAGTTCGAAGTGATCCGCAGCTCGGTACTGTCGATCACCGACGACCAACGCCTGCAAGTGTTGTTGATCGGTTTCTGCTTCGGTGCCTTCCTCGAAGGTGCAGCCGGTTTCGGTGCGCCGGTGGCGATTACCGCCGCCCTGCTGGTGGGACTGGGTTTTAATCCTCTCTATGCCGCAGGCCTGTGCCTGATCGCCAACACCGCCCCCGTCGCGTTCGGCGCCCTCGGCATTCCGATCATTGTCGCCGGACAAGTGACCGGCATCGACGCGTTCAAGATCGGTGCCATGACTGGCCGTCAACTGCCATTGCTGTCGCTGTTTGTGCCGTTCTGGCTGGTATTCATGATGGATGGCCTGCGCGGCGTCCGCGAAACCTGGCCAGCCGCATTGGTCGCCGGTTTGAGCTTTGCCGTGACCCAGTACTTCACCTCGAACTTCATCGGCCCGGAACTGCCGGACATCACCTCGGCGCTGGCCAGCCTGATTTCCCTGACGCTGTTCCTGAAAGTCTGGCAGCCAAAACGCGCGGCCGGGCAACACATCGCCGGTGCCGTCTCGGCTTCCGTGGTCACCGCCAGTGCCGGTGGTTTCGGACAGAAGCGCACCACCGTGGCCTCGCCTTACAGCCTGGGTGAAATTTTCAAAGCCTGGTCGCCGTTCCTGATCCTCACCGTACTCGTGACGATCTGGACCCTGAAACCGTTCAAGGCCATGTTTGCCGCCGGCGGTTCGATGTACAGCTGGGTGTTCAATTTCGCCATCCCGCATCTGGACCAAATGGTGATCAAGGTTGCGCCGATCGTGGCTAACCCGACCGCCATTCCAGCGGTGTTCAAACTTGATCCGATTTCCGCGACCGGTACGGCGATTTTCTTCTCGGCGCTGATCTCGATGCTGATCCTGAAGATCAATATCAAAATTGGTCTGACCACTTTGAAAGAGACCTTCTACGAGCTGCGCTGGCCCATCCTGTCCATCGGCATGGTGCTGGCCTTCGCCTTCGTCACCAACTATTCGGGTATGTCATCGACCATGGCGCTGGTACTGGCCGGCACTGGCGCTGCTTTCCCGTTCTTCTCACCGTTCCTCGGTTGGCTGGGCGTGTTCCTGACTGGCTCCGATACTTCATCCAATGCGCTATTCAGCTCGCTGCAAGCCACTACCGCTCACCAGATCGGCGTCAACGACACCTTGCTGGTGGCGGCGAACACCAGCGGCGGCGTGACCGGCAAGATGATCTCGCCTCAGTCGATCGCTGTAGCTTGCGCGGCGACTGGCCTGGTGGGCAAGGAGTCGGATCTGTTCCGTTTCACCCTCAAGCACAGCCTGTTCTTCGCAACGATCGTCGGCCTGATCACCCTGGCTCAAGCCTATTGGTTCACCGGCATGCTGGTGCACTAA
- a CDS encoding (Fe-S)-binding protein, protein MSELFYNAVPNATRVAPPLPEPRQYPREKPQRVYLFGTCVVDLFYPEAGMDAIHLLEREGIRVEYPQGQSCCGQPAYTSGYTEQARTVARSQLALFAGDYPVVVPSGSCAGMLREHYADLFKDEPETLKQVQALAARTYELAEFLLFVCKVQLKDDGEPVKVALHTSCSARREMNTHLHGRELLAQLSNVERVDHSHESECCGFGGTFSVRMPDISGAMVADKTRSLKESGAHKVLSADCGCLMNINGSLEKQKEALRGQHLASFLWQRTGGAR, encoded by the coding sequence ATGAGCGAGCTTTTTTACAACGCTGTGCCGAATGCGACCCGTGTCGCCCCGCCACTGCCCGAGCCTCGGCAATATCCTAGGGAAAAACCGCAACGGGTCTACCTGTTCGGGACCTGCGTAGTGGATTTGTTCTACCCGGAAGCCGGAATGGACGCGATCCACTTGCTGGAACGTGAAGGCATCCGTGTCGAGTACCCGCAAGGGCAAAGCTGCTGCGGTCAACCGGCCTACACCTCGGGTTACACCGAGCAGGCCCGGACCGTAGCGCGCTCGCAACTGGCGTTGTTCGCCGGGGATTATCCGGTGGTGGTGCCATCGGGCTCGTGCGCGGGCATGTTGCGCGAACACTATGCCGACTTGTTCAAGGACGAGCCGGAAACGCTGAAACAGGTCCAGGCATTGGCGGCCAGAACCTACGAACTCGCCGAGTTCCTGTTGTTTGTCTGCAAAGTGCAGCTCAAGGACGACGGCGAACCGGTTAAAGTGGCGCTACACACATCGTGCTCGGCACGCCGCGAAATGAATACCCACCTGCACGGTCGCGAGTTGTTGGCGCAACTGAGCAACGTGGAGCGCGTAGACCATAGCCATGAAAGCGAATGCTGTGGCTTCGGTGGGACTTTCAGCGTCCGTATGCCGGACATTTCCGGTGCGATGGTGGCTGACAAGACCCGGTCGTTGAAGGAATCTGGCGCGCATAAGGTACTGAGTGCCGACTGCGGTTGCCTGATGAACATCAACGGCTCACTGGAAAAACAGAAGGAAGCGCTGCGCGGCCAACATCTGGCCAGTTTCCTTTGGCAGCGTACCGGAGGTGCCCGATGA
- a CDS encoding LutB/LldF family L-lactate oxidation iron-sulfur protein encodes MSAAEIIPTVAVEEDFRTRAHEALGDAQLRGNFRKAMDSLMTKRAASFNDAHEREHLRALGNAVRARALSKLPDLLEQLEKNLTRNGVTVHWAETVDEANGIVLSIIRAHEGRQVIKGKSMVSEEMEMNHVLAEQGIECLESDMGEYIVQLDHEKPSHIIMPAIHKNAGQVASLFHDKLGVEYTKDVDQLIQIGRRVLRQKFFEADIGVSGVNFAVAETGTLLLVENEGNGRMTTTVPPVHIAVTGIEKVVENLRDVVPLLSLLTRSALGIPITTYVNMISGPRKAHELDGPQEVHLVLLDNGRSQAFADSELRQTLNCIRCGACMNHCPVYTRIGGHAYGEVYPGPIGKIITPHMVGLAKVPDHPSASSLCGACGEVCPVKIPIPALLRRLREENVKAPDSSDQVMRGQGSKYSRKERFIWNAWAKLNSSPTLYRLFGFFATRLRALTPSNVGPWTQNHSAPKPATRSLHDMARAHLAKQGDR; translated from the coding sequence ATGAGCGCCGCCGAGATTATTCCTACAGTCGCCGTAGAAGAAGATTTCCGCACTCGGGCTCACGAGGCTTTGGGTGACGCGCAATTGCGAGGCAACTTTCGCAAGGCGATGGATTCACTGATGACAAAACGGGCCGCGTCCTTTAACGATGCCCACGAAAGAGAACATTTGCGAGCGCTGGGCAACGCTGTCCGCGCCCGTGCGTTATCGAAGCTGCCCGACCTGCTCGAGCAGCTGGAAAAGAACCTGACCCGCAACGGTGTGACAGTGCACTGGGCGGAAACGGTGGACGAGGCCAATGGCATCGTCCTCTCGATCATCCGCGCTCACGAGGGGCGGCAAGTGATCAAGGGCAAATCGATGGTCAGCGAAGAGATGGAGATGAACCATGTCCTCGCTGAACAGGGCATTGAATGTCTGGAATCGGACATGGGCGAGTACATCGTCCAGCTCGACCACGAGAAGCCTTCACACATAATTATGCCGGCGATCCACAAGAATGCCGGTCAGGTCGCGTCCTTGTTCCACGACAAACTTGGCGTTGAATACACCAAGGACGTTGACCAACTCATTCAAATCGGCCGCCGTGTCTTGCGGCAGAAGTTCTTCGAAGCGGACATCGGCGTCTCCGGCGTCAACTTCGCCGTGGCCGAAACCGGCACCTTGTTGCTGGTGGAAAACGAAGGCAACGGCCGCATGACCACCACTGTCCCGCCGGTACATATTGCCGTCACTGGTATCGAAAAGGTCGTGGAAAACCTGCGCGACGTGGTGCCGCTGCTGTCGCTGCTAACGCGTTCGGCCCTGGGCATCCCGATCACCACCTACGTCAACATGATCTCCGGCCCGCGCAAGGCGCATGAACTCGACGGCCCGCAGGAAGTGCATCTGGTGTTGCTCGACAACGGTCGCAGCCAGGCCTTTGCCGACAGCGAGTTGCGCCAGACCCTGAACTGCATCCGCTGCGGCGCGTGCATGAATCATTGCCCGGTCTACACCCGAATTGGTGGTCATGCCTATGGCGAGGTTTACCCCGGCCCTATCGGAAAAATCATCACCCCGCACATGGTCGGCCTGGCGAAAGTCCCGGACCACCCGAGCGCCTCTTCGTTGTGCGGCGCCTGCGGTGAAGTGTGTCCGGTAAAAATTCCGATCCCTGCGCTGTTGCGTCGCCTGCGGGAAGAGAACGTCAAAGCGCCAGATAGCTCGGATCAAGTGATGCGTGGTCAGGGCAGCAAGTACTCGCGCAAAGAACGCTTCATCTGGAACGCCTGGGCGAAACTCAATAGCTCACCGACGCTGTATCGCCTGTTCGGTTTCTTCGCTACTCGCCTGCGCGCCCTGACGCCAAGCAATGTCGGCCCGTGGACGCAAAACCACAGCGCACCAAAACCCGCCACGCGCTCACTGCACGACATGGCTCGCGCGCATCTGGCCAAACAGGGAGATCGTTGA